The Streptomyces sp. NBC_00224 genome contains the following window.
CCTGGGCATGGCCCCCGGCGGTTACGCCGAACTGGCCGTCGCGGACGCCACCCGCCTCCACGAGATCCCGCCGTCCCTCGACCCGGCCGAGGCGGTCGCGATGATCGGCACCGGCCGTACGACGATGGGCATCCTCCAGTTCACCGACCTCGGCCCCGACACGGTGGCCCTGGTCCCGGCCGCCGCGGGCGGCATCGGCACACTGCTGGTGCAGTACGTGAAGAACGCCGGCGGCACGGTCGTCGGCCTCGCCGGCGGCCCCGCCAAGACCGCCCGCGTCCACGAGAACGGCGCGGACCTGGCCGTCGACTACCTGCGCCCCGACTGGCCCGACGCCGTACGGGAGTTCCTCGGCGCCGACCGCCGCGCCACGGTCGTCTTCGACTCGGTCGGCGGCACCACCGGCCGCGTCGCGGTCGACCTCCTCGCCCCCGGCGGCCAACACGTCGTCTTCGGCTGGTCGGAGTCGGGCCTGCACGACGGCGAACCGCTGACGTTCACGGCGGAGTACCTGCGGGAGCGCGGCATCACGTCGAAGAACGTCCTGGGCCCGGTGATGCTGTCCCGCGCCGAGGGCCCCGATCCCCTGCGCACACTGGAAACCCGCGCCCTGGAGGAGGCGGCAACAGGCCGCCTCCGCCCGGCGGTCCAGCGTTTCCCCCTGGCCGAGGCGGCCGCGGCGCATCGCGCGCTGGAGACTCGGGGGACTGTGGGGAAGGTGGTGCTGGTTCCTTGAGGGGGCGGGGCCGCGCCCGCTCAGTCGAGGGCTGCCAGCGCATCCGTCACGAGGATGCGCGCCGCAGCACCCCGTACGGCCTCCTGGGAAAGCCGCTCGAACGCCCGGGCGTACAGCTCGACCTGGCTGGGCTGCGTGAGCGTGGAGGCGGATTCCAGCGTGTCCGCGTGCACCCTGTTGCCGTCGAAAATGGTGAAGGTCGGCATGGGCCAGAGAGTCCGCTGGGCGGCGAGCGGGATGACGCCCACGGCGACATGTGCGAGATCCATGGCCCCCAGCACGTGGCCCAGTTGTGCGGCCATGGCCTCGGCGGTACACAGCCGATGGCGCAGGACCGACTCCTCCAGGACGAACGAGAACCGGCGCGCGCCGGTCGTCAGCACCGCATTCCGCCTCATACGGGCCGCGACCGCGTCCTTCACGTCATCCCGCGTCCCCCGGAATTCCACGATGGAGGACAAGAGGGCGGTGGCGTATCCGGGCGTCTGGAGAAAACCGGGAATCACGTCGGACACATAGACCCGGAACACCTTGGTCCGTCGATACAGGTGCTCTGTGGATTCCTGCAGTTGGCGCAGACCGGTCCGCTGGAGCCGTCGCCACTGGACATGGGCATCGGCGGACTGCCGATTGGCCGCGATCAGGTCAGGAGCTTGATCGTCGGCTCCGCAGGCCCTGCACCACGCCCGGAGGTCCGCGTCGGACGGTGGGGTCCTGGCATTCTCGATCCGGGACGACTTCGACTCCGACCAGCCGCACCTGGCGGCCAGCTCCCGACCGCTGATCTCCGCGTCCCTCCGAATGTCGCGCAGGCGGCCGGCGAGGGATTCGCGGGCCGCCTGAACGCTCGACGAGGGGTGCGGGGGCACAGAACAGGCCTCGTCAGACTCTGTATTGGTGGTGCGGGACCGCTCGTTCCCAGACGGCGTCGAAGGTGGTGGAGCACAGCTTCACGATGTCCGGGTCCTCCGTGATCTCGTCCTCCACCACCACGCCTTCACCCGAGAAGTGGTGCACCCGGAGCGCAAGCCCGTCGAACAGCCAGAAGTCGTTCCCCGGCAGCGGGATGCCCGTGGCGCGTCGCCGTGGCAGCCAGCGGACCTCTTCGCCCGCCGTGACGTTGGCATGGGTGACGTAGTGCTCCCACCGGATGTACTCCGACACGGGCTCGGATACGACTCGGGCCTGGCGAACCACTACGCCCCGGGCCACCGTGTCCGAGATCAGCTGGTCATAGGGATGCCACCAGGAATCCCGGTCCGCCCAATCGATCCGCTCACCACGTTTCCAGGCATAAAACCGCTCCGTGGGGGCATAGGCGTCCCGCAACTCCAGGTGGGCAGCGGACCGTTCGCACTTTCGAAGCAGGTCAGCGAAGCTGGGCACGCTCGACGGCATCACACGCCTCCCTGATCATCGGGATCATCCGAGCCGGAATCCTGACGATGGCTTCACTCGCGGGGACCGGGCCGTGCGCGGGGCTGCTTCCCTCGCACCATGCCTGGGTGTCGGCATCCGGCTTCCAGCCCTGCAACAAGATCTTTTGAGCCGCTGCGTCCGCCCACACGGTGGGGCAGTGGTCCCGGTCCGTGTCGGGGTCGATGCCGACGAATTCGACAGCCATGGCTGGCTCCCTTGTGTAGACGCTGGCACGCGTTTGCACGAGCTTCGCTGACCGGTGATGAAGGCGTCAATACCGCCATCAACTCTACGAATCAATGTGCAAGCCAGTGCAAGTTCGTAGAGATCCGACGGAGTCGGCTCCTAGCGTCGGCATCCGTCAACAGCGGCAAAACAGCGGAAGGGGACTCGCTCCTCATGTGCACAACTCCAGTGGTGACGATCTGATGTGGGCGCTCCAACCCGGCATGCCACACGTGGCCCAGCCCCCTCACCCCCTCGACCTGACACCCGCCGCCCACCCCAAGTAGTCGGCAAAGGAGGGCCCCTCATGGGCAAGGACGAAGCGAACGGGTATGACCTGGGCGAGAACCAGACCGTCAGCCCGGCCGATCCGTGAGGGCAACCACCCCTGAGCCGGGGCGCGGGGGCTCAGCCCCCGCCTGGGGCGGGCTCCCCCTCAGTGCCGCCCCGACACCCGGTCCGCCACCACCGCGATCCGATGGGTCGTCGCCGAGTGGGTGGACAGTTCGCGGCGGTCCGCCTCGCGGTACGCCGCGTACATCCCCTGTACGCCCAGCCAGCGGAAAGGTTCCGGCTCCCAGCGGCGGACCTTGTGGTTGACCCAGGGGAGGGTGGTCAGGTCGGTGGGGCCGGACTGGCCGGAGTCCTGTTGGACCAGGTCGCGCAGGGTGCGGGCGGCGAGGTTGGCGGTGGCCACGCCCGAGCCGACGTAGCCGCCCGCCCAGCCGAGCCCCGTCGAGCGGTCCAGGGTGACGGTGGCGCACCAGTCGCGCGGCACCCCGAGCACCCCCGACCAGGCGTGCGTGACCGCGACCCCGGCGAGCTGGGGGAAGAAGCGGATCAGGATCTCGCGCAGGGCCTCGATCGTCTCCGGCTGCGTACGGCCGTCGTTGTCGGTGCGGGAGCCGAAGCGGTACGGCACGCCGCGTCCGCCGAGCGCGATCCGGCCGTCGGCGGTGCGCTGCGCGTACATGTACGCGTGCGCCATGTCGCCCAGCGTCTCGCGGCCCTCCCAGCCGATCGTCTCCCACAGATCAGCCGGCAGCGGCTCGGTGGCGATCATGGACGAGTTCATCGGCAGCCAGGCGCGGCGCCGGCCCTTCAGGGACGCGGTGAACCCCTCGGTGCAGCGCAGGACGTACGGGGCGCGGACCGTGCCGTACGGAGTGACCGCGTGCTTGGGACGGATCTCCGTCACCGGGGTCGACTCGTGGACGGTCACGCCCAGCGCCTCGACGGCCGCCGCCAGGCCCTTGACCAGCTTGACGGGGTGGATGCGGGCGCCGTGCGGGGTCCAGGCGGAGCCGACGGCCCCGGCGACCCGGATGCGCTCGGCTGTCTCGCGGGCCCCGAGCAGCAGCCGGTCCTTCTCGCCGAATTCGAGCTCGGTGGCATGGAAGGCTTTCAACCGCCCCAACTGGGCCGGGGTGTAGGCCACTTCGAGCACACCGCCCTGGTGGACGTCCGCGTCGATCGACTCCTCGGTGGCGGCCCGCACCACCTCGTCGACGGTGTCGTTCATGGCCCGCTGGAGGCGTACGGCGGCCTCGTGGCCGTGCAGCTTCGTGTACCGGTCGCGGCCCGCTATGCCGTTGTAGAGCCAGCCGCCGTTGCGGCCGGAGGCGCCGTAGCCGCAGAAGCGGGCCTCCAGGACGGTGATGTTGAGGAAGGGGACGGCCTTCTTGAGGTAGTACGCCGTCCACAGCCCCGTGTAGCCGCCGCCCACGATGACGACGTCCGCCGTCGCGTCGCCGGTCAGGGGCTCGCGGGGGGCGGGGATGCCGTCCTGCGCGTACCAGAAGGAGATACCGCCGTTGATCGTGCGCGTGCTCATGGGGCTTGTTGGTACACCGCCGGATGAGACCTGTCCAGATGCGGAATCCGCAGGTACGGAATCCGAAGGCGGGGAGCGGGGTCGCGCGGGACCTTCGGCCCTGCCGATCGGGACCTTCGGCGGGTCGGGCCGCCCGGTGGGGCAATTAGCTTCAATATGAACAGGTTTGGTACGGCATCGAAATCGACATCATGGGAGAGCTGGCTCGTATGACGGGACGTACGTCCGCACGCAAGGTCCGTCGCGCGGCGGTGGCGCTCGCCCTCGCCGGGGCGCTCGGCGTCTCGGTCGCCGCGTGTTCCTCGGGGTCCGGTTCGAGCTCGTCCGCCCCGGCGGAGCTGGACGTGAAGGCCGCACCGCACGCGGCGACGCTCGCCAAGCTCCCGGCGAAGGCGGAGGGTGCGGAAATCGTCGTGGGCAGCCCGTCGGCCGTGCACACCGTGACCGTGTACGAGGACCCGCGCTGCCCGTACTGCGCCAAGTTCGAGGCGTCCGGCGCGGTGCCGCTCGCGGAGCTCGCCGCGCAGGGCAAAGTCAAGATCCGCTACACGCTCGCCTCCTTCCTCGACCGCAACCTCGGCGGCGGCGGTTCGGCGCGGGCGGCGGGCGCGCTGCGGGCGGCGGTGGACGCGGGCAAGTTCGCCGAGTACCACGCGGCCGTCTTCGCCAGCCAGCCCGAGGACGAGGGCAGCGACGGCTACACCGCGGACAATCTGCTCAGGATCGCGGACAAGGTGCCGGGCCTGCGCGGCGCCGCCTTCGACAAGGCGGTGCGCGAGAACACGTACAAGAGCTGGGTGGCGTCCGCCGAGAAGGCCTTCGAGGACTCCGGCGTGAACTCCAGCCCGACCGTCCTGATCGACGGCAAGCGCCCGCCGGGCGACGGCTCGGCCATCCTCGACGCGGACGCCTTCGCGAAGGTGCTCAAGGACGCCGGTATCTCCTGACGGCCGTCGCCGCCTCCGTCACCGGATTCCAGGGCGCGCCCCGCCCCCGTACGAGCGGGTAGCAGGCGAGCCCGACGAGTACGGACGTGAAGTGGCCCAGGTCCGTGAAGGTGCGGCCGGTCAGGAGCGGGGTCCCGTACAGGACGAGGACACAGGCGGCGTACGCGTATCGCCAGGGAGCCGCGATCCGATAGGTCAGCACACCGACGACCCCCGCCAGGGCGTAACTGACGCCCACATCAAGGGTGTTGACGGCCGAATGCGGGGCGACGCCGTGGTGCACCGCCCACAGCAGCGCGCCCTCGCTGAAGTAGGTGGCGAGCACGTGCGCGAGGACGACGACCGCGAGCCAGCGGCGGGTGCCGAGCCAGCGCTCGGCCTGCGCGTGGAAGACGGAGTAGAGGACGGCGTACGGGAGCCAGTGGCCGCCGTCGATCCACAGGGCGCTGGTGATCAGGACCCGGACGGGGTTGGTCGACAGCTCGTGGATGTTGGTGGAGCGCTGCCGCAGGAAGTCCTCCTCGAACTCCGGCGACATGTGGTGCAGGGCGATGGTGGTGACGAACAGGACCGCCAGCCAGAGGTACGTGCCGGGGGCGCTGCGGACGTAACGCCGCACGGCACGTGCCGCTTGCCGGGGGCGCGTCCGAAGGAATCGGCTCATGGACCGATTCACGCACGCGGGTAGGGTCGGGCGGGTGATCGACATCCCGGACGAGCTGATCGCGACGCAGACGGAGTTCAACGGCGAGGCGGGCCGCGCCTTCGCGGCCGCGCTGCCCGGCCGGGCGGAGGAGTTCCTGGATCGCTGGGGGCTGCGGCCGGATGCCGGGCCCGCGATGTACGGGATGTGCGCGCTGGTGCTGCCGGTGACGGCGGACGACGGCACCCCGGCGGTCCTCAAACTCCAACTCCTCGACGAGGAGAACGCGGGCGAGCCGGTGGCGCTGCGGGTGTGGGACGGTTCGGGCGCGGCACGCCTGCTGCGCCACGACGCGGCGACGGGCACGATGCTGCTGGAACGCCTGGACTCCTCCCGCGAGTTGACGACCATGCCCTCCCGGTCGGCGGTCCTGGTGATCGCGGACCTCCTGTCCCGGCTCACGTCCGTACCGGCCCCGCCGGAGATGCGCCGGCTGGCCGATATCGCCGCCGGGATGCTGGAGGAGACACCCCGGGCGGTACGCGAACTCCGCGACCCGGCCGACCGGCGGCTCCTGGAGGACTGCGCGGCGGCCGTCCGCGAGGTGGCCGCCGAGCCGGGCGACCGGCTGCTGCACTGGGACCTCCACTACGAGAACGTGCTCGCCGCCGACCGCGAGCCGTGGCTCGCCATCGACCCCAAACCGCTGGCGGGCGACCCGGGCTTCGAGCTGCTGCCCGCGCTGGTCAACCGCTTCGACGCGACGCAGCTGCGGTGGCGCTTCGACGCGATGACGGAGGTACTGGGCCTGGACCGCGCCCGGGCGCGCGCGTGGACGCTGGGCCGGGTGCTGCAGAACTGCCTCTGGGAGATCGAGGACGGCGGCCGCGTGCTGGAGGCGGAACAGGTGGAGGTGGGGAGGCGGGTACGGGGCTGGTGAGGCGCTCCTGGCGGGCCGTCCCGGGGGCATCCCGGGGAGCGGAATGCCCGCGACCGCTCCACCGCCCCCGGGCTACCCTGCGGCCATGATTCGTACCGCAACGCCCGAAGACGTCCCCGTCATCCACGCCATGGTCCGCGAACTGGCCGAGTACGAGAAGTGCCCGGACGAGGCGCGGGCGACGCAGGAGCAGCTGCACGAGGCGCTGTTCGGCGAACACCCCGCGGCGTACGCGCACATCGCCGAGACCGACACCGGCGAGCCCGCGGGCTTCGCGCTCTGGTTCCTCAACTTCTCGACCTGGCGCGGGGTGCACGGCATCTACCTGGAGGACCTGTACGTACGCCCCGAGCAGCGCGGCGGCGGCCACGGCAAGGCCCTCCTGACCGAACTGGCCCGCATCTGCGTGGCCCGCGGCTACGGCCGCCTGGAGTGGTCCGTCCTGAACTGGAACGCCCCGTCCATCGCCTTCTACGAGTCGCTGGGGGCGCGGCCGCAGGACGAGTGGACGGTTTATCGGCTGACGGATGGGGCGTTGGGGGAGTTGGGGCGGGTGGAGTAGCCGCGGCCGGGCAGGGCCCCGGAGGGAGCCCTACTCCACCTCGATCCCGAAGTCCCCGATCAGCTCCTCCAGGCCGCCCCGGTACCCCCGTCCGCCCACCACGAAGTCCCAGTCGTCGCCCGACCGGCGTCGGAACGAGCCCAGGACCAGGGCCGTTTCGCCGGTGCGGCCGTCCGAGACCTCCAGGCGGTCCAGTTCCGTGCCCGCCGCGTCGCGCAGGCGGATGCCCGCGTCCGTGAAGCCGGCCAGGTCCGCGTCCGGGTTGGCCTCGGGGTCGACCGAGGCGACCAGGACCAGGCGGTCCGCCCGGGGCGGCAGGGCGTCGAACTCCACCCGGACCGCCGCCCGGTCGCCGAGCGCCCCGGGCACCATCCGCACCGAACCCCCGGGAATCTCGCGGTTGTTGAAGAAGACGAAGTGGTCGTCGTCGAGCACCCGACTCCCGGCGCAGACCAGCGCGCACACGTCCAGGGCGACGGACCCGGTCCACGTCATGCCCAGGACGTTGAAGTCGGCGTCGGCGGCGTCGGCGGACTCGTCCGCCACCGGTACGTCCACCAGCGTGTCCGGAACCATGTCCGGGACCGTGTCCGAGGGGCCCCGCTGGGCCGGCACCGGGCGCTCCCCCAGCCGGCCCCGCAGCCCGCACTCGTGCAGCAGGTCCACCAACTCCGCCCCGGACACCAGCGTCAGCGGCTTGCCCTGGGCGAAGGCGTACGAGCCGGGCCCGAAGCCCGATGTCGTCACCAGGACGCCCTTGTTGGCCCCGGCGCCCTGGACCGTTCCATACAGGTCGCGGACGGCCGTCGGCGGGACCGTGTTGCGGTAGCGCTTGACCTGGACGATGATCCGGCCGCCGCTGATCGGGTCGGGGTCCACCGCCTCCACGTCCACCCCGCCGTCGTTGGAGCGCTGCGTGGTCACCGCCCCCATCCCGCGCGCCCGGAACAACTCCGCCACCAGGGACTCGAATTCGATCGGGTCCATCATGAACAGGTCCGGTTCGGTGGAGTGCGAGGAGTCCGCGCCGTGCGAGAGGACGCCCGAGCCCACGTCCTCCGGGCGGCGCACCGGGCGTACCGCCGTCCGCTGGTCGGGGCGGGCCGACAGCTGACCGCGCACCGCCTCCACCAGGCAGTCCACCGCACTCACCTGCGTCAGGTTCAGGCCCTGGAACGCCGGCCGGTCCACCATCACCGTCGCCAGGAAGATCTCCGCCCGGCGGCCCGTCGCCGGGTCGACGTCGTCCACGAAGCCGTTGAGCGCCACCGACTCCAGTACGCCGAACTCGTCCGCCGCGAACAGGTCCCGCACCACCAGCAGCACACTCTGCGCCAGCGCGTCCCGGTACAGCGCGCGCCGCTGGGACACCGGGCGGGCGGACTCGCGCTCCTCGTCCGTACTGGCCACGTACCGCACGGACTTGGCGGCCGGGACCACGTCGAGGGCGGGCAGCTCCCAGTCGAGCACCAGCTGCCGGGCACCCCGGTCGTACGCGCACGACACCTGACGGGGGAAGCCCTCCGGCCACGCCGATGCCGCGTACAGGGCCGCCGAGAAGTACGCGACGACCGCGTCGGGCTCGCCCGCCCGCAATCCGCTCACCAGGTCGGCCACGCCCGCGTTGTGGCCCCGGACCTCGGCGAGCTGCCCCCGCGCCCACGACTCGTACCGCGCCCGGTAGTCGGCGAGTTGGCGGCGCCGTTCGTTCTCCGCCAGCTGCGCCGCGTCCCAGTCCCGCTGGTAGGCGGCCTGTGCCTCCTGCTGGGCGCGGCGGCCCGCGGTCCAGCCGCCCTGGGCCTGGTAGCGCGCCGGGTCCGGCATAGGCACCGGCTGCGCCAGCGCCCCGGGCGCGAACGGCTCGACGCTCTCCTCGCGCAGCAGACCCGCCGTACGGAACGGCGGCTCGGCGCACCCCGCCGCCAGCAGCCCCGTCAGCACCTCCACGCGCGCGTCCAGCTCCTGCGAGCGCCCGCGGGCATCCGCCTCCCGGCTCTGCCGATAGGCCGCCCGCTGCTCGCGGTGGACCCGCGCGGCATCCCGTTCGTACTCCCGCTGCTGGCGCTCCCGCTGCCGCTGCTGCTGGACCGACGCCCGGTGCTGGGCCTCCTGCTGGCGCTGCTGCTGCCGCTGCGCCTCCGCCCACACCCCGACCAGCCCGCTGGAACGACGACTCATACGGCTCCCCGACCCCTTTCCCGCACACCCCTTGAAACACAATTGTCCCGGACCAGGAAGGTCCGGGACACGGTGTTACGCGGTGTTTCGGTGGAGCCGCCTGTCGGAATCGAACCGACGACCTCAAGATTACAAGTCAAGCGCTCTAGCCAACTGAGCTAAGGCGGCAGCGTGTGCGATCGCACCCCCACGCGAGGGCTCCCTCACTCTACACAGAGCACGATCGGGAGCTCCACGAAGTTCCCCTCTCCCACCTGCTGACAGATCGGACATCGCCGGGTAGCGTCTCCGGCAGCCCACCCAGGTGGACTACACCACTTCTCCCTCTACTCGGATCGTCCGGCACGTTCCTGCCGGTGAAGGGACAGGTCTCCCATGGCCACTGTCACGTTCGACAAGGCGACCCGGATCTACCCGGGCTCCACCAAGCCCGCGGTCGACGGGCTTGAGATCGAGATCGAGGACGGCGAGTTCCTCGTCCTCGTCGGCCCCTCGGGCTGCGGAAAGTCCACCTCCCTGCGGATGCTCGCGGGCCTGGAGGACGTCAACGGCGGAGCCATCCGCATCGGTGACCGCGACGTCACCCACCTCCCGCCGAAGGACCGGGACATCGCGATGGTGTTCCAGAACTACGCGCTGTACCCGCACATGTCCGTCGCGGACAACATGGGCTTCGCCCTGAAGATCGCGGGCGTGAACAAGGCGGAGATCCGCAAGAAGGTCGAAGAGGCCGCGAAGATCCTCGACCTCACCGAGTACCTCGACCGCAAGCCGAAGGCGCTCTCCGGCGGTCAGCGCCAGCGCGTGGCGATGGGCCGCGCGATCGTCCGCGAGCCGCAGGTCTTCCTGATGGACGAGCCGCTGTCGAACCTCGACGCCAAGCTCCGCGTCTCGACCCGTACGCAGATCGCCTCGCTCCAGCGCCGCCTCGGCATCACCACGGTGTACGTCACCCACGACCAGGTCGAGGCCATGACCATGGGCGACCGGGTCGCGGTCCTCAAGGACGGCCTCCTCCAGCAGGTCGACTCGCCGCGCAACATGTACGACCGCCCGGCCAACCTCTTCGTCGCGGGCTTCATCGGCTCCCCCGCCATGAACCTCGTCGAGGTCCCGATCACCGACGGCGGCGTGAAGTTCGGCAACAGCGTGGTCCCGGTGAGCCGTGAGGCGCTGTCCGCGGCCGCCGACAAGGGCGACCGCACGGTGACGGTCGGCGTGCGCCCCGAGCACTTCGACATCGTCGAGCACAACGGCGGCGTCGCCAAGACCCTCTCGAAGGACTCCGACGCGGAGCCCGCGGGCCTCGCGGTCACCGTGAACGTGGTGGAGGAGCTCGGCGCCGACGGCTACGTGTACGGCACGGCCGAGGTCGGCGGCGAGCAGAAGGACCTCGTGGTCCGCGTGAACGGCCGCTCGGTCCCCGAGAAGGGCAGCCAGCTCCACGTGGTCCCGCGCCCCGGCGAGACGCACGTCTTCTCGACCTCGACGGGCGAGCGCCTCAGCGACTGACGTACGGCGGCACGTCAGCCGGCCCCGCACCCACCTACCGGGGTGCGGGGCTTTGTACGTACGGCCTGGCCCAGGGGTTTCAGCTGTCGACAAATACCCCGGCAGACCGCCCATTTCGAACTGTGTTCGTCAACACGGGATTCGAAACGCCGCCTCGAACCATCCCCCGACCGGGTGACTAAATGTCGCCAAATCATTACCCCCCGCTACGCTCGCCTCCGTGACGCACACAGCCCGCCGAATCGGCCGCACCCTAGCTCTCGTCCTGCCCGTCGTCCTCGTCCTCTCCGGGACGCTCGCGGTCACCCGGGTCAACTGGGCCGGGACCAGCGACTCGCAGCTGCTGACCGCCTCCTCCGAGGACGTCTCCGTACGCGCGAAGCCGCGCACCCCACAGGACCTCCTGCGCGACGCGCTCCTCGTCGAACTCCAGGAGAAGGACCCCGGAACCGCCCTCACCCACCTCCAGCGCGAGGTGGAGAGGCGTCCCTCGCTCGCCCAGCACTGCATGTCGATCGCGCGGGCGCTCGGACGGGCCGCCGTGGAGCAGTACGGCCCCGTGAAGGCCCAGTCGTACTCGCGCCCCGTCTGCGACACGTCGTTCGCGTCGGGCGTCGCCCAGGAGTCCTGAGCGACCCCGGCTCCGCGGTAGCGCATATCGTTCACCGCATGACTGCGAGCACGACTTCGACCTTCCCGACGCAGGCCGTGGTCCTGGCGGGCGGCCAGGGCTCACGACTGCGTCCGTACACCGACGACCGCCCCAAGCCGATGGTCGAGATCCCGGGCACCGGGACCCCGATCATCGGCCATCAGCTCGCCTGGCTGGCCGCGGAGGGCGTCACCGACGCCGTGATCTCCTGCGGCCATCTCGCGGGTGTGCTCCAGGAGTGGCTGGACTCGGCGGATCTGCCGCTGCGCGTCACGACGGTCGTCGAGAACGAGCCGCTGGGGCGGGGCGGCGGCCTCAAGTACGCGGCCGCGCACCTGCCGCACCCCGATCAGCCGTGGTACGCCACGAACGGCGACATCTGGACGCGCTTCTCCCTGCGCGAGATGGCGTCCTTCCACGGCGAGCGCGACGCCACGGCCACGCTGGCGCTGGCGCGTCCGCGGATCCCGTGGGGCGCCGTCGAGACGGACGCCTTCGGCCACATCACGGACTTCATCGAGTCCCCGCCGTCGCCGTACCTGATCAACGCGGGCGTGTACGTCTTCTCCTCGGCGTTCACCGCCCTCCTCCCCGACCGGGGCGACCACGAGCGCACCACGTTCCCGCGCCTCGCCCGCGAACGCCGCCTGGCCGGCTATCCGCTGCCGCACGGGGCGTACTGGCGCGCGATCGACACGGCGAAGGACCTGACGGAGGCGGCGAAGGAACTGGCGACGGGCGGCCACGGGGGCTAGCCACCGGACCCCCTGTTCGT
Protein-coding sequences here:
- a CDS encoding ABC transporter ATP-binding protein; protein product: MATVTFDKATRIYPGSTKPAVDGLEIEIEDGEFLVLVGPSGCGKSTSLRMLAGLEDVNGGAIRIGDRDVTHLPPKDRDIAMVFQNYALYPHMSVADNMGFALKIAGVNKAEIRKKVEEAAKILDLTEYLDRKPKALSGGQRQRVAMGRAIVREPQVFLMDEPLSNLDAKLRVSTRTQIASLQRRLGITTVYVTHDQVEAMTMGDRVAVLKDGLLQQVDSPRNMYDRPANLFVAGFIGSPAMNLVEVPITDGGVKFGNSVVPVSREALSAAADKGDRTVTVGVRPEHFDIVEHNGGVAKTLSKDSDAEPAGLAVTVNVVEELGADGYVYGTAEVGGEQKDLVVRVNGRSVPEKGSQLHVVPRPGETHVFSTSTGERLSD
- a CDS encoding NDP-sugar synthase, with translation MTASTTSTFPTQAVVLAGGQGSRLRPYTDDRPKPMVEIPGTGTPIIGHQLAWLAAEGVTDAVISCGHLAGVLQEWLDSADLPLRVTTVVENEPLGRGGGLKYAAAHLPHPDQPWYATNGDIWTRFSLREMASFHGERDATATLALARPRIPWGAVETDAFGHITDFIESPPSPYLINAGVYVFSSAFTALLPDRGDHERTTFPRLARERRLAGYPLPHGAYWRAIDTAKDLTEAAKELATGGHGG